One Spiribacter halobius DNA segment encodes these proteins:
- the cysS gene encoding cysteine--tRNA ligase, protein MLRIHNSLTDRKEPFRPIDPPRVRLYVCGMTVYDYCHLGHARAMVVFDTVVRYLRHSGYAVEYVRNITDVDDKIIRRAAELGEPMEAVTARFTEAMHEDADALGCLRPDAEPRATAHMDEIVAMIERLIERGYAYPANGDVYYAVSRFPDYGRLSGERLEDLRAGARIEPGEHKRDPADFVLWKAAREGEPSWPSPWGAGRPGWHIECSAMSTACLGEHFDIHGGGLDLKFPHHENEIAQSEAATGHPFVNYWMHNGHVRIDDEKMSKSLGNFFTVRDILAVHAPEVVRYFLLSSHYRGPLNYTPDALDNARGGLERLYLALRGLPAAAAAGGETFAERFAEAMDDDFNTPLALSVLFELAREVNRLREGQDPAAPGLGARLRALAGVLGLLQDDPEAFLKGTPRSGPDEAEIEALIAERSEARRQRDFARADRIRDQLAEQGVILEDKPEGTIWRRG, encoded by the coding sequence ATGCTTCGGATCCACAACAGCCTCACTGACCGCAAGGAGCCGTTCCGGCCCATCGATCCGCCGCGGGTGCGCCTCTACGTCTGCGGGATGACGGTCTACGACTACTGCCACCTGGGCCATGCCCGCGCCATGGTGGTGTTCGACACGGTGGTGCGTTATCTGCGGCACAGCGGCTATGCCGTGGAGTACGTGCGCAACATCACGGACGTCGACGACAAGATCATCCGCCGGGCCGCCGAGCTGGGCGAGCCGATGGAGGCCGTGACCGCCCGCTTCACCGAGGCCATGCACGAGGACGCCGACGCCCTCGGCTGCCTCCGGCCGGACGCGGAGCCCCGGGCCACAGCGCACATGGACGAGATCGTCGCCATGATCGAGCGTCTCATCGAGCGCGGTTACGCCTATCCCGCCAACGGCGATGTCTATTATGCCGTGAGCCGGTTTCCGGACTACGGCCGGCTCTCCGGCGAGCGCCTGGAGGACCTGCGGGCCGGTGCCCGCATCGAGCCGGGCGAGCACAAGCGAGACCCGGCGGACTTCGTGCTCTGGAAGGCCGCCCGCGAGGGCGAGCCCAGCTGGCCCTCACCCTGGGGCGCCGGGCGGCCGGGCTGGCACATCGAGTGCTCGGCCATGTCCACCGCCTGCCTCGGCGAGCACTTCGATATCCACGGCGGCGGGCTGGACCTGAAATTCCCGCATCACGAGAACGAGATCGCCCAGTCCGAGGCCGCCACCGGGCACCCTTTCGTCAATTACTGGATGCACAACGGCCATGTGCGCATCGACGACGAGAAGATGTCGAAATCCCTCGGCAACTTCTTCACCGTCCGCGACATCCTGGCCGTGCATGCGCCGGAGGTGGTGCGCTACTTCCTGTTGTCGAGCCACTACCGCGGCCCGCTGAACTACACCCCGGATGCCCTGGACAACGCCCGCGGCGGGCTGGAGCGGCTCTACCTCGCCCTGCGCGGGCTGCCGGCGGCTGCGGCCGCGGGCGGCGAGACCTTCGCCGAGCGCTTCGCAGAGGCCATGGACGACGACTTCAACACGCCGCTGGCCCTGTCGGTCCTGTTCGAGCTCGCGCGCGAGGTGAACCGCCTGCGCGAGGGGCAGGATCCGGCGGCCCCCGGGCTGGGGGCGCGGCTACGGGCGCTGGCCGGCGTGCTGGGTCTGCTGCAGGATGATCCGGAGGCGTTCCTCAAGGGCACGCCCCGCAGCGGCCCGGACGAGGCCGAGATCGAGGCGCTCATCGCCGAGCGCAGCGAGGCCCGCCGCCAGCGCGACTTCGCCCGCGCCGACCGCATCCGCGACCAGCTGGCCGAGCAGGGCGTCATCCTCGAAGACAAGCCCGAAGGCACCATCTGGCGCCGCGGGTAA
- a CDS encoding HlyC/CorC family transporter — protein sequence MSEVPLSLLFGLLATLIVLSACFSSSETALMTLNRYRLRHLSRAGHRGARRAEALLERPDRLIGIILLGNNFVNIAASSVATLIALRLGGEGAIAAATGLLTLVILIFAEVAPKTLAALQPERVAFPASLALGPLLRLLYPLVWLTNFAANALLRLLGVDPAEGGGSALSREELRTVVNEAGAMIPRRHQKMLLSILDLDQATVEDIMVPRNEIVGIDLDSDWDDICRQITETQYTRLPVYRGAIDSIEGVLHVRRVLTSMLSGRFTPEELQQHLREPYFVPEGTPLHVQMLNFQARRRRIGLVVDEYGDIMGLVTLEDILEEIVGEFTTDPAEAVQDIHPQEDGSFLVDGSASVRELNRVLRWSVPTDGPKTLNGLILEQLETIPEPGTSLLIDDHPVTVVQTEGNRVKVARVQQRVQRRGRRPAVD from the coding sequence GTGAGTGAAGTACCACTGTCCCTGCTGTTCGGGCTGCTCGCCACCCTGATCGTGCTCTCGGCCTGCTTCTCGAGCTCCGAGACGGCGCTGATGACGCTCAACCGCTACCGGCTGCGGCATCTCTCCCGCGCCGGCCATCGTGGCGCGCGCCGGGCAGAGGCGCTACTGGAGCGCCCCGACCGGCTGATCGGCATCATCCTGCTCGGCAACAACTTCGTGAACATCGCGGCATCGTCGGTGGCGACGCTGATCGCCCTGCGCCTCGGCGGCGAGGGGGCCATCGCCGCCGCCACCGGGCTGCTCACGCTGGTGATCCTGATCTTCGCCGAGGTGGCCCCGAAGACGCTGGCCGCCCTGCAGCCGGAGCGGGTGGCGTTTCCGGCCTCGCTGGCGCTCGGGCCGCTGCTGCGGTTGCTCTATCCGCTGGTTTGGCTGACCAACTTTGCCGCCAACGCGCTGCTGCGCCTGCTCGGCGTGGACCCTGCCGAGGGCGGCGGCTCGGCGCTCAGCCGCGAGGAGCTGCGCACCGTCGTGAACGAGGCCGGGGCTATGATCCCGCGCCGGCATCAGAAGATGCTGCTGAGCATCCTCGACCTGGACCAGGCCACGGTCGAGGACATCATGGTGCCGCGCAACGAGATCGTGGGCATCGACCTGGACAGCGACTGGGACGACATCTGCCGCCAGATCACGGAGACCCAGTACACCCGCCTGCCCGTCTACCGCGGCGCCATCGACAGCATCGAGGGCGTGCTGCATGTCCGCCGGGTGCTCACCAGCATGCTCTCCGGCCGGTTCACCCCCGAGGAGCTGCAGCAGCACCTGCGGGAGCCCTACTTCGTGCCCGAAGGCACGCCGCTGCACGTGCAGATGCTGAACTTCCAGGCCCGGCGCCGCCGCATCGGCCTGGTGGTGGACGAGTACGGGGACATCATGGGGCTGGTGACCCTGGAGGACATCCTCGAGGAGATCGTCGGCGAGTTCACCACCGACCCGGCGGAGGCGGTGCAGGACATCCACCCTCAGGAGGACGGCAGCTTCCTGGTGGACGGCAGTGCCAGCGTCCGCGAGCTCAACCGCGTGCTGCGCTGGAGCGTGCCCACGGACGGCCCGAAGACGCTCAACGGGCTGATTCTGGAGCAGCTGGAAACCATCCCCGAGCCCGGCACCAGCCTGCTCATCGACGACCACCCGGTGACCGTGGTCCAGACCGAGGGCAACCGCGTCAAGGTCGCCCGCGTCCAGCAACGCGTCCAACGCCGCGGCCGCCGCCCTGCCGTCGACTGA
- a CDS encoding cytochrome C assembly family protein, which yields MVHTLLTLIAIALYLGAAAAVVARLTRRADPNDSERLALAAGWGGMLVHGFLVWRETWTVDGLNLAFFNAASLIGWIMVLMLLLGTLRRPLVSLGLLVFPLAAFVALLASLFGVTGATRVPIGAALDVHVLLSVAAYSVLGLATAQAMLLAVQERQLRTRQPGGFIRMLPALQSMESLLFQLVGTGFLLLSLALASGWMFVEDLFAQSLVHKTSLSVLAWIIFGVLLVGRWSAGWRGQTAIRWTLGGFVTLALAYFGSKLVLELILAR from the coding sequence ATGGTCCACACACTGCTGACGCTCATCGCCATCGCCCTCTACCTCGGCGCCGCCGCGGCCGTCGTGGCCCGTCTGACCCGCCGGGCAGACCCCAACGATAGCGAGCGGCTCGCCCTGGCCGCCGGGTGGGGGGGCATGCTGGTCCACGGCTTCCTCGTCTGGCGTGAGACCTGGACGGTGGACGGTCTCAACCTGGCGTTCTTCAACGCCGCCTCCCTGATCGGCTGGATCATGGTGCTGATGCTGCTGCTCGGCACGCTGCGCCGACCGCTGGTCAGTCTTGGCCTGCTCGTGTTTCCCCTGGCGGCCTTCGTGGCGCTGCTGGCCTCGCTGTTCGGCGTCACCGGGGCCACCCGGGTTCCCATTGGCGCCGCGCTGGACGTGCACGTACTGCTGTCGGTGGCGGCCTACAGCGTGCTCGGCCTCGCCACGGCGCAGGCGATGCTGCTCGCCGTTCAGGAGCGCCAGCTGCGCACCCGGCAGCCCGGGGGCTTCATCCGCATGCTGCCGGCGCTGCAGAGCATGGAATCGCTCCTGTTCCAGCTGGTCGGCACCGGATTCCTGCTGCTCTCGCTGGCCCTGGCCAGCGGCTGGATGTTCGTCGAGGATCTCTTCGCCCAGAGCCTGGTGCACAAGACCAGCCTCTCCGTGCTCGCCTGGATCATCTTCGGGGTGCTGCTGGTCGGGCGCTGGAGCGCCGGGTGGCGCGGGCAGACCGCCATCCGCTGGACCCTGGGCGGGTTCGTGACGCTGGCCCTCGCCTACTTCGGCAGCAAGCTCGTCCTCGAGCTCATCCTCGCCCGCTGA
- the ffh gene encoding signal recognition particle protein, which yields MFSSLSDRLEAIGKRLRGQGRLTEDNVRDTLREVRMALLEADVALPVVKDFIADVRERALGTEVMKSLSPGQAFVKIVRDELVRVMGEKNDALDLSTRPPAVVMVAGLQGSGKTTSIAKLGRWLREREKKKVLTVSLDVYRPAAIDQLERLAGEVGVDFQPTAADADPVTAARAALERARTGYYDVLLVDTAGRLHVDEDMMGEARRIHEAVSPVETLFVVDSMTGQDAVNTARAFDEALPLTGLILTKTDGDARGGAALSIRHVTGKPIKFLGVGEKTDALEPFHPDRVASRILGMGDVLSLVEEVERSVDQGQAERMAAKLKKGKGFDLEDLREQMAQVTKMGGFGGLMDKLPGMGKMTEQMKGQMDDRQVRRQIAIIDSMTPAERRRPEIINGSRKRRIATGSGLQVQDVNRLLKQHKQMQKMMKQLKKGGMKKMMRQLGGGGGMPPGGMPPGGGLPPGLGR from the coding sequence ATGTTCAGCAGTCTCAGTGATCGCCTGGAAGCCATCGGCAAGCGCCTGCGCGGCCAGGGCCGCCTGACCGAGGACAACGTCCGCGACACCCTGCGCGAGGTGCGTATGGCGCTGCTCGAGGCGGATGTCGCCCTGCCTGTGGTGAAGGACTTCATCGCCGACGTCCGCGAGCGCGCCCTCGGCACCGAGGTGATGAAGAGCCTGAGCCCGGGCCAGGCCTTCGTGAAGATCGTGCGCGACGAGCTCGTGCGCGTGATGGGCGAGAAGAACGATGCCCTCGATCTCAGCACCCGGCCGCCGGCGGTGGTGATGGTCGCGGGGCTGCAGGGCTCCGGCAAGACCACCAGCATCGCCAAGCTCGGACGCTGGCTGCGCGAGCGCGAAAAGAAGAAGGTGCTGACGGTCTCCCTGGACGTCTACCGCCCCGCCGCCATCGATCAGCTCGAGCGCCTGGCCGGTGAGGTGGGCGTGGACTTCCAGCCCACGGCGGCGGACGCCGATCCGGTGACGGCGGCAAGGGCGGCGCTGGAGCGGGCCCGCACCGGATACTACGACGTCCTGCTGGTGGACACTGCCGGGCGCCTGCACGTCGACGAGGACATGATGGGCGAGGCCCGTCGCATCCACGAGGCGGTCTCGCCGGTGGAGACGCTGTTCGTGGTGGACAGCATGACCGGTCAGGACGCCGTCAACACCGCCCGCGCCTTCGACGAGGCACTGCCGCTTACCGGGCTCATCCTCACCAAGACCGACGGCGATGCCCGCGGCGGCGCCGCGCTGTCCATCCGCCACGTCACCGGCAAGCCGATCAAGTTCCTCGGCGTGGGCGAGAAGACTGACGCGCTGGAGCCGTTCCATCCGGACCGGGTCGCCTCGCGGATCCTCGGCATGGGCGACGTGCTGAGCCTGGTGGAGGAGGTCGAGCGCAGCGTCGATCAGGGCCAGGCCGAGCGCATGGCCGCCAAGCTCAAGAAGGGCAAGGGATTCGATCTGGAGGATCTGCGCGAGCAGATGGCTCAGGTGACGAAGATGGGCGGCTTCGGCGGGCTGATGGACAAGCTCCCGGGCATGGGCAAGATGACCGAGCAGATGAAGGGGCAGATGGACGACCGCCAGGTGCGCCGTCAGATCGCCATCATCGACTCCATGACCCCGGCCGAGCGCCGCCGCCCGGAGATCATCAACGGCTCGCGCAAGCGCCGGATCGCCACCGGCTCCGGCCTGCAGGTGCAGGACGTCAACCGGCTGCTGAAACAGCACAAGCAGATGCAGAAGATGATGAAGCAGCTGAAAAAGGGCGGGATGAAAAAGATGATGCGCCAGCTCGGCGGCGGGGGCGGCATGCCCCCCGGCGGCATGCCCCCGGGAGGCGGCCTGCCGCCGGGGCTCGGGCGCTAG
- the rpsP gene encoding 30S ribosomal protein S16, producing the protein MVTIRLARTGAKKRPFYHLVVTDSRNARDGRFIERLGFYNPVAAGQEVPMRIDLERVDHWLGHGAQASESASRLISKARKGAAAEAESA; encoded by the coding sequence ATGGTTACGATTCGTCTCGCCCGCACGGGTGCCAAGAAGCGGCCCTTTTACCATCTCGTGGTTACGGACAGCCGGAATGCGCGGGACGGGCGCTTCATCGAGCGGCTCGGCTTCTATAATCCGGTGGCCGCCGGCCAGGAAGTGCCGATGCGCATCGACCTGGAGCGCGTGGACCACTGGCTCGGCCACGGCGCGCAGGCCTCGGAGAGCGCGAGCCGGCTGATCAGCAAGGCGCGCAAGGGCGCCGCCGCGGAGGCGGAGAGCGCCTGA
- the rimM gene encoding ribosome maturation factor RimM (Essential for efficient processing of 16S rRNA), producing MVDVQADDERIVLGEIVGVHGVGGRVKVHSWTRPPENLFDYRDWELQLAGTVTPVRLVEGRRQGRHLLARIEGLSDRDAALAWRGARIAVPSSALPPAGAGEYYWAELEGLEVVTREGQVLGQVDHLLETGANDVLVVRGERERLVPYVPGTYVLEVDLAAARITVDWDPEF from the coding sequence ATGGTGGACGTGCAGGCCGACGACGAGCGCATCGTTCTCGGTGAGATCGTGGGCGTCCACGGGGTCGGTGGCCGGGTCAAGGTCCACTCGTGGACGCGGCCGCCAGAGAATCTGTTCGACTACCGGGACTGGGAGCTGCAGCTGGCGGGCACGGTCACACCGGTGCGTCTGGTGGAGGGCCGCCGGCAGGGGCGGCATCTCCTGGCCCGCATCGAGGGGCTGAGCGATCGCGATGCCGCCCTGGCCTGGCGCGGTGCGCGGATTGCCGTCCCCAGCTCGGCGCTGCCGCCTGCCGGCGCCGGCGAATACTACTGGGCCGAGCTGGAGGGCCTGGAGGTGGTGACCCGCGAGGGTCAGGTACTCGGGCAGGTGGACCACCTGCTCGAGACCGGAGCCAACGACGTCCTCGTGGTGCGGGGTGAGCGCGAGCGGCTGGTTCCCTACGTGCCCGGCACCTACGTGCTGGAGGTGGATCTCGCGGCGGCACGCATCACCGTCGACTGGGATCCGGAGTTCTAG
- the trmD gene encoding tRNA (guanosine(37)-N1)-methyltransferase TrmD has product MRFDVVTVFPELVRALTDYGVLGRAAEAGLLELVTWNPRDYARDRHRTVDDRPYGGGPGMVMKVEPLRSTLQAARAAGAPASVVYMSPQGPPLDQARVTELASRERVILLCGRYEGIDERLLALEVDEELSIGDYVVSGGELPAMVVIDAVARCLPGVLGHEDSAAQDSFRAGLLDCPHYTRPERVAGLEVPPVLLSGDHQAVARWRYREALGRTWRRRPDLLAGRVLDAEAQALLREYREAHGDDEPGPEE; this is encoded by the coding sequence TTGCGTTTCGACGTCGTAACCGTTTTCCCGGAGCTGGTCCGGGCGCTGACCGACTACGGCGTGCTCGGGCGGGCGGCAGAGGCCGGCCTGCTGGAGCTGGTGACCTGGAACCCGCGGGACTATGCCCGCGACCGGCACCGCACGGTGGACGACCGCCCCTACGGCGGCGGCCCGGGCATGGTCATGAAGGTGGAGCCGCTGCGCAGCACGCTGCAGGCAGCGCGCGCCGCGGGTGCCCCGGCCTCGGTGGTGTACATGAGTCCGCAGGGCCCGCCGCTGGACCAGGCGCGGGTGACCGAGCTGGCAAGCCGGGAGCGGGTGATCCTGCTCTGCGGGCGCTACGAGGGCATCGACGAGCGGCTGCTGGCGCTGGAAGTGGACGAGGAGCTGTCCATCGGCGACTACGTCGTCAGCGGCGGCGAGCTGCCGGCCATGGTCGTGATCGACGCCGTGGCCCGCTGCCTGCCGGGCGTGCTCGGCCACGAGGACTCGGCGGCCCAGGACTCGTTTCGGGCGGGGCTGCTGGACTGCCCGCACTACACGCGCCCGGAGCGTGTGGCGGGGCTCGAGGTGCCGCCGGTGCTGCTGAGCGGGGATCATCAGGCGGTGGCGCGCTGGCGCTACCGCGAGGCGCTGGGGCGGACCTGGCGCCGGCGCCCTGACCTGCTGGCGGGGCGCGTGCTGGACGCCGAGGCGCAGGCACTGCTGCGCGAGTATCGCGAGGCCCACGGCGACGACGAGCCGGGGCCCGAAGAGTGA
- the rplS gene encoding 50S ribosomal protein L19, protein MSNIIEELEREQVEQSGRSLADIHPGDTVLVNVWVKEGNRERTQPFEGVVIAKRNRGVNSSFTVRKVSHGEGVERVFQLHSPLIESIQVKRRGDVRRAKLYFLRERQGKAARIKEKVRTKASKAASKAS, encoded by the coding sequence ATGAGCAACATCATCGAGGAGCTCGAGCGCGAGCAGGTGGAGCAGTCGGGGCGCAGCCTCGCCGACATCCATCCCGGCGACACCGTGCTCGTCAACGTCTGGGTCAAGGAGGGCAACCGCGAGCGCACCCAGCCCTTCGAGGGCGTGGTCATCGCCAAGCGCAACCGCGGCGTGAACTCGTCCTTCACGGTGCGCAAGGTCTCCCACGGCGAGGGCGTGGAGCGGGTGTTTCAGCTGCACAGCCCGCTGATCGAGAGCATCCAGGTCAAGCGTCGGGGTGACGTGCGCCGCGCCAAGCTCTATTTCCTGCGGGAGCGTCAGGGCAAGGCCGCGCGCATCAAGGAGAAGGTGCGGACCAAGGCGAGCAAGGCCGCCAGCAAGGCGAGCTGA
- the serB gene encoding phosphoserine phosphatase SerB: protein MSEHAESEIVLVNFSGTDRPGITASLMGILAGYDVRVLDIGQAMIQDTLALGILIKLPDAARSAPVLKDLLFEAHKLDLRVRFTPVSGEEYERWVVGEPRQRYVLTLLGRRVTALQIARIAGVVTAHGLNIEDIVRLSGRSALHDDDRGSRACLELTLRGEPADADAMKAEFLSISEEMDVDISFQEDNFYRRNRRLVVFDMDSTLIREEVIDELAWEAGAGEAVSRVTAAAMRGEIDFSESLRQRVALLEGLEESVLERVAERLTLTEGAERLLKTLRTLGYRTAVISGGFDYFGRRLQRRLRLDYVHANRLEIVDGRLTGRVLGEIVDGERKAALLREIAAEEGIELAQVIAVGDGANDLPMLRVAGLGIAFHAKPLVQKSARQAISTIGLDGVLYLMGMKDAENPH, encoded by the coding sequence ATGAGCGAGCACGCCGAGAGCGAAATCGTCCTCGTCAATTTCTCCGGGACCGACCGGCCGGGCATCACCGCCTCGCTCATGGGCATCCTCGCCGGCTACGACGTCCGCGTGCTTGACATCGGCCAGGCCATGATCCAGGACACCCTGGCCCTGGGCATCCTGATCAAGCTCCCCGACGCGGCCCGGTCAGCCCCGGTGCTCAAGGATCTGCTGTTCGAGGCCCACAAGCTGGATCTGCGGGTGCGCTTCACCCCGGTAAGCGGGGAGGAATACGAGCGCTGGGTAGTGGGCGAGCCGCGGCAGCGCTATGTGCTCACCCTGCTCGGCCGCCGGGTCACCGCCTTGCAGATCGCCCGCATCGCCGGCGTAGTCACGGCGCACGGGCTCAACATCGAGGACATCGTGCGCCTGTCCGGCCGCAGCGCCCTCCACGACGACGACCGGGGCAGCCGTGCCTGCCTGGAGCTCACCCTGCGCGGCGAGCCCGCCGACGCGGATGCCATGAAGGCGGAGTTCCTCTCCATCTCCGAGGAGATGGACGTGGACATCTCCTTTCAGGAGGACAACTTCTACCGCCGCAACCGCCGGCTCGTGGTCTTCGACATGGATTCCACGCTGATCCGCGAGGAGGTGATCGACGAGCTGGCCTGGGAGGCCGGCGCCGGCGAGGCGGTGAGCCGGGTCACCGCGGCGGCGATGCGGGGCGAGATCGACTTCAGCGAGAGCCTGCGCCAGCGCGTGGCGCTGCTGGAGGGGCTGGAGGAGTCGGTGCTCGAGCGCGTCGCCGAGCGCCTGACCCTGACCGAGGGCGCCGAGCGGCTGCTGAAGACGCTGCGCACCCTGGGCTACCGGACTGCGGTGATCTCGGGGGGGTTCGACTACTTCGGCCGACGGCTGCAGCGCCGGCTCCGGCTCGACTACGTCCACGCCAACCGCCTGGAGATCGTCGACGGCCGGCTCACGGGGCGGGTGCTCGGCGAGATCGTGGATGGCGAGCGCAAGGCGGCGCTGCTGCGCGAGATCGCGGCCGAGGAGGGGATCGAGCTCGCCCAGGTCATCGCCGTCGGCGATGGCGCCAACGACCTGCCCATGCTGCGGGTCGCCGGACTCGGCATCGCCTTCCATGCCAAGCCGCTGGTCCAGAAGAGCGCGCGTCAGGCCATCTCCACCATCGGCCTGGACGGCGTGCTCTACCTCATGGGCATGAAGGACGCGGAAAACCCGCACTAA
- a CDS encoding SIR2 family NAD-dependent protein deacylase, which produces MQALSPALAAQIAEARRVTALTGAGMSAESGVPTFRDAQTGLWARYDPAELATPEAFERDPSRVWQWYAWRRELVTRAEPNAGHRALARWARHARVTVVTQNVDGLHQQAGSPEVLELHGNLRRSICSAGCGEQPVGEGEPPPCPRCGAPLRPDVVWFGEMLPEAALNGALAAVEAADIVLSIGTANQVQPAASLPHLARRNGCLVVEVNPEETPLTPEADWSLRGTAAGLLPLLLEAATEQRVQRDE; this is translated from the coding sequence GTGCAGGCACTGTCTCCAGCGCTGGCTGCGCAGATCGCCGAGGCCCGGCGCGTGACTGCCCTGACCGGAGCGGGCATGTCCGCGGAGAGCGGGGTGCCCACCTTCCGCGATGCGCAGACCGGCCTCTGGGCCCGCTATGACCCGGCTGAGCTGGCGACGCCCGAGGCCTTCGAGCGGGATCCGTCCCGGGTCTGGCAGTGGTACGCCTGGCGCCGCGAGCTGGTGACGCGCGCCGAGCCCAATGCCGGACACCGGGCCCTGGCGCGGTGGGCCCGCCACGCGCGCGTGACCGTGGTCACCCAGAACGTGGATGGCCTGCACCAGCAGGCCGGATCGCCGGAAGTGCTGGAGCTGCACGGCAACCTCCGGCGGTCGATCTGTAGCGCCGGTTGCGGCGAGCAGCCGGTGGGGGAGGGCGAGCCCCCGCCGTGCCCGCGCTGCGGGGCGCCGCTGCGCCCGGATGTGGTCTGGTTCGGCGAGATGCTGCCGGAGGCAGCGCTGAACGGCGCGCTGGCGGCCGTGGAGGCGGCCGATATCGTGCTGAGCATCGGCACGGCGAATCAGGTGCAGCCGGCCGCCTCGCTGCCGCACCTGGCGCGGCGGAACGGCTGCCTGGTGGTGGAGGTCAACCCGGAGGAGACACCGCTCACCCCGGAGGCAGACTGGAGCCTGCGGGGTACCGCCGCCGGTCTGCTGCCGCTGCTGCTGGAAGCCGCTACTGAACAAAGGGTGCAACGTGATGAGTGA
- the msrB gene encoding peptide-methionine (R)-S-oxide reductase MsrB, with amino-acid sequence MSDASRHDDAYWREHLTPEQYRVTRQKGTEPPFTGRFNAFKEDGVFKCVCCGGTLFDSGQKYDSGSGWPSFWAPADDAAVATETDTSFGMRRTEVLCRDCGAHLGHVFEDGPEPTGLRYCINSVALTFEARRGG; translated from the coding sequence ATGAGTGATGCCAGCCGACATGACGACGCCTACTGGCGTGAGCACCTGACCCCGGAACAGTACCGGGTGACGCGCCAGAAGGGCACCGAGCCGCCATTCACGGGGCGGTTCAACGCCTTCAAGGAGGACGGCGTGTTCAAGTGCGTCTGCTGTGGCGGGACGCTGTTCGACTCCGGCCAGAAGTACGACTCCGGCAGTGGCTGGCCGAGCTTCTGGGCGCCGGCCGACGACGCGGCCGTCGCCACCGAGACCGATACCAGCTTCGGCATGCGCCGCACGGAGGTGTTGTGCCGGGATTGCGGCGCGCACCTCGGGCATGTGTTCGAGGATGGCCCGGAGCCGACGGGGCTGCGCTACTGCATCAACTCCGTCGCCCTCACCTTCGAGGCCCGTAGAGGTGGTTAG